A genomic window from Brevibacillus agri includes:
- the coaD gene encoding pantetheine-phosphate adenylyltransferase: MAIAVCSGSFDPVTYGHLDIISRGAKVFDKVIVAVLINSKKNSLFSVDERVEMLRQVTADMDNVEIDSFDGLLIDYMNRRGAKVIIRGLRAVSDFEYEMQVASINKKLDDQIETFFMMTSNQYSYLSSSIVKEVARYKASVADLVPPAVEEALKRKMAQL; this comes from the coding sequence ATGGCGATCGCCGTTTGCTCGGGAAGCTTTGACCCTGTGACCTACGGACATCTCGATATTATCAGTCGGGGGGCCAAGGTGTTTGACAAAGTAATCGTAGCCGTTTTGATTAATTCCAAAAAAAATTCCCTGTTCAGCGTGGACGAGCGCGTCGAGATGCTTCGCCAGGTGACAGCGGACATGGACAATGTGGAGATCGACTCGTTTGACGGTCTGTTGATCGACTACATGAACAGGCGCGGAGCCAAAGTCATCATTCGCGGTCTGCGCGCCGTCTCCGACTTTGAATACGAGATGCAGGTTGCCTCGATCAACAAGAAGCTCGACGACCAGATCGAGACGTTTTTTATGATGACCAGCAACCAGTACTCGTATTTAAGCTCCAGCATCGTGAAGGAAGTGGCGAGATACAAGGCGAGTGTTGCCGATCTCGTGCCGCCAGCCGTCGAAGAGGCGCTCAAGCGAAAAATGGCCCAGTTGTAA